The DNA sequence TGTTTTTAGTGACACCAGTTCTTGCTGGACCTCTATGGAGAATATATTTAGTTCTTATGTTGTTGGGGATTACTGTTTTTAGTTCGATCCCTGCACGAATTTGGTGGCGATCTCTGCTTTTTTTATTTATCTTCTCAATTACATTCGGACTGTTCGCGACCTTCCTACCAACAAGTGAACCAGCGATATCATTACCAGTTAGACCTCATGAAGAGCTCCCAGGCGCAGTCGTTTCTCTCCCTTCTTGGCATCTGTTCAGTGTTGGACCAATTTATTTGGGCAAGTTGAAACTTGGTCCACTGTTAGTTGATAGACGCTCGCTTGATTTAGGTATAAAAACTTCCACCTTGATTTTCACTGTTATTCATAGTGTCAATCTCATGCTTTTAACTACTGCTCCAGAAGATTTGATGTGGTCCTTAAGTTGGTTCTTGAAACCCTTCCAAATATTTGGGCTGCCAATTAATCGATTGAGCTTTCAGCTTCTTTTAGCACTTAGATTTTTACCTTTAGTTCAAGAAGAGTTGCAAAACCTTTTAAGAGCTTTAGCTACACGAGCAATTAATTTTAGGCATCTTGGGTTTAAAGCTTCTTTAGGCGTCTTTTTATCTTTAGGCGAGCGCTTTTTAGCAAATATATTGTTAAGGGCAGAACAAGGGGCTGATGCGCTTTTAGTGCGGACAGGCGGCTTGATCGTGATGCCTCGTCAATTCAGGCCAGAAAGGATTCTCAAAACACAATCTGTTCTCATTAACAGTAGTTCTGCATTATGTTTGATTTGTGCCTTACTCCTGAGATTTAGATACGGTGAGTTCTAGTTAATGCAATTGTTTTTCTTATTCTATTATTAGGGTTCTGTATAAGTTAAGCTGCGAAGCACTATTCTAATTACCTATATACATTTCAGTAATTGGGATCTAACGCAGAGAGATATCTAAATCATCCTACTTTTGGGATGCTTTATCTTGTTTCACCAGGACGCGAGGGTAGGGATGTATATGCAACTCTTTATGCTCAAAAAATGTTTTTCTTGGTCACTCTCCAAACCAGAGGTGCTCAATTTGAGGTAATTCCTTACATGGATGCTCGCCACCATGCCGAAATGCATTTAAAACGATGTCAAAGAGATGGGTCTATAGAGTTAGAGAGATGGCAAGAACTATTTAAACAAACTTTTATTTAAATTTTGCGTGTCTTCTCCTAGTCGCTTGAGTCAATTTGCAGGTTTAAGCCAACTAGGTATTCATTTGCTGGCAGTTAGCAAAGGACAGCCAGCCAGTGAAATCCGATCACTTTTCATCGAGGGGCAAATTGACTTTGGTGAAAGTAGATTGCAAGAAGCTTTGACAAAGTTCGATGTACTTAATGACTTACAAGAAATTCGTTGGCATTTTATTGGCCGTCTTCAAGCAAATAAAGTAAGGGGCGTAGTTAAGTCATTTGATGTTATACATTCTGTTGATTCAATAAAGTTGGCGAAAAGAATTTCAAGAATTGCTGGTGAGGAAAATAAAATGCCTCTAATTATGTTTCAGGTTAAGTTTAGAAAAGATGATAAAAAAACAGGTTTCGAGGTTGACGAGTTGTTAGAAGCATGGACCAAATTAATAACTTTGCCTAATGTCAGAATTTGCGGATTAATGACAATTCCACCTGCTGGTCTTGATCGTCATGGAACAAAGAATCTGTTTAAAGAGTGTAGAAATCTCGCCGATCAATTGTCCCTTCAAGATTGTTCCATGGGGATGAGCCGAGATTGGGAAGACGCAATAGAAGCGGGTGCAACATGGATTCGATTGGGATCAATTTTGTTTGGAGAGCGCCATAAATAATAAAAATACATAGCTATATAAATAAAAACAATTGAAAAACTTGCTACTGCCTACAAATAACGCTACTTAGGGATAGGACATATTCCTTTTTGAGGAGATGATCCTTTTCGGTATTACCGATAATCTAAAAATTCTTCGAGAGGGCTTTACTGGTGTCGCTTATTCAACGTCTTCGAGCAGTTGTCGCTGGTGATGACTATTTAGATAGCGATTTTGATGAACTAGATGATTATTCAAGAGATGAGTTCGACGCTGGAAATCGTAATCCGAGAGAGTATACGAGTGGATTAGCTTCATTCTCAGGTTCTAACCCTTTCGATGTCAGCGGTGGCTCATCTTCAAATGTTATTGGTATGCCTGGGATTTCAACTGCAACAGCAGAAGTTAATTTAATGGAGCCCAGAAGCTTTGATGAAATGCCTAAAGCTATTCAGGCGCTTAGAGAAAGAAAGACAGTGATCTTAAACTTAACAATGATGGAGCCAGATCAGGCTCAAAGAGCCGTGGATTTTGTTGCTGGGGGTACTTTCGCTATAGATGGTCATCAAGAGAGAGTTGGAGAAAGCATTTTCTTGTTTGCTCCAAGTTGTGTGAGTGTTACTAACTCCTTTCAAGAAGAACCAGCACCGTCAAATGTAACTACTACTACTCAACAGTCTGAGGAGACCATATCAGAAAGTGTTACTGCCCCTGAGCCTGCTTGGGGAACCCCAGTTGCTTCTGCTATTTGAAGATTTAGGTGCCTTTCTCTATAGGGATAATTGGTCTAGGGCGAATGGCTCAGGCTATTTTGACCCCTTTACTGGAAAGAGGTGATTTTAAACCTGATGAAGTTTTGGGTGTTGTTGGTCAGAGAAGTAGTGTTAAAAAAGTCTTAGGAGAGTTTTCTCAAGATCTATCTATTGTTTCCTCAGACAATCCAGTTTCTCTTGAGGTATGGAATTCTCCAATACAACTTTTAGCAGTAAAACCACAACAGTTAAATGATATTAAAGAGCAGGTTTCTCAACTGGAGATTGTCCCAGATAGACCCAAGCCAGTTCTCATTTCTATTTTAGCTGGTGTTAATTTAAAAAGGTTGCAATCAATCTTCCCTGCTCATAATTGTGTGCGAGCAGTTCCCAATATTCCTGTAATTGTCAGGTCAGGACTGACGGGCCTATCATGGGGTGCAGGAGTTACAACCGATCAGCGCCTATCTGTAGAAGCCATTTTTAAACCTATTAGTGAAGTACTTGAATTGCCTGAGAAGCAGCTTGATGCATTTCTTGCTTTAACTTCTTCAGGACCTGCTTATGTGGCCGTGATTGCAGAAGCTTTGGCTGATGGAGCGGTTGCGGCTGGTTTGCCTCGCTCATTAGCAAATGATTTGTCGAATATGACTCTTGCTGGATCTGCAAAATTATTGAAGGAAAGCAATTTGCATCCTGGAGAGCTTAAAGATATGGTTGCTTCTCCTGCCGGCACAACTATTACTGCTCTGCGCCATCTAGAGATGGCAGGTATTCGCTCAGCTTTGATCGAGGCTGTTGTTTTGGCCGCGGAAAGAAGTCGGGAGCTTGGTTGCTAGTGGATGATTTCCTTAAGACCTTGTCATAAAGAATCTCTAAAGAGTCAATGTTTCTTTTCAGTGTGAATTGATCTACAACTCTTTGACGAGCTCTTTGCCCTAGCTCAGCAGTTAAAGATGGGTGTTCTTTTATCAAAGGTATCAGTGTTTTTAATTGTGATGTAACACTATCTGTACTTAACACTATGCCAGCCCCTTCTTCAAGGACTTCACCATCTGCTCCCGCATCAGTAGCAATGCATGCAGTGCCAGTTGCCATTGCTTCAAGGAGAGCTAATGATAAACCTTCTACAAGGCTTGGGAGAATAAAAACTTCAGTACATTGAAGGAGGGCGACTTTTGTATTCAGATCGGACTCATACCCCCACCAGAGGATTTGACTGTCATTAGTTGAATTGAAATGGTTTTCAAGAGTTGGTCTCAGTGGTCCATCTCCAACAATCACAAGTTGACAACCTTTTGTATTTAACGCTCTCCATGCTTTTAGGAGAGCCTCAACATTTTTTTCTGCTGCAATTCTTCCCATATATAAGAAAGCTCTTTCGCTGCCAAGACGTCTCATCACCTCTTCCTTCCTAGGATTTATGGAATTTTTATTAGAAGGCTTCCAGATCGTAGTGTCGACACCATTCGGTATAACTTCAAGGCAATTTTCTTTTACGCCAAGCTTTGCAAGGACTTCAGCTTGTCTATCGGAAAAAACAATTACTTTTTCGTATTTTGCGAGTGATGGAGCATATAGCTGGTAGGTGAGTTGTTGAGTGCTAGCAGTAAGGTTTCTTAGTTTGGAGTCAAAAGCTGGATGAAAAGTTGCGACCAAAGGTAGACCTACTTGCTGGCATAGTTCAGGGAGCCTGAAATCCAGTGGAGAGAGTGTCAAGCTGGCATGAACAAGATCAGGCTTTAATCTTTCAAGAGATTCTCTAAGTTCTCTTTGCGATCTTAGGGATGGGATTGTATAGACCTGGGATTTAATTAAATAGGGAAGACTTACTTCAGGATCATTAGCAAGTAGAGAAGTTTTTGTATTATTCGCGTTACTTGGGTTATCGAAATGAATAAAGCTGACTTGGTGCCCTCTTTCCCTAAGGGTCATTGTTGTAGTTATGCCGTAACTGACATTCCCACAAAAAGGTGACTTCTTACCTAGCCAAGCAATATGAGCCACCCGTAAATTAATTAGCTTTCTTGAAAGCTAGCAGTAGTTACAGAAAATTTTCGAATAATGCACCAAATAGTGCAAGTCCTGCCAAAAGAAATAGAACAGGTGTAACTCCCAATTGCGTTACTAATGCACCTGCGATTAAGAGAGGGAGGCTCAGAGCAATATTGATTACATTGTTTTGAAGACCAAGTACTTTCCCAAGTGATTCTTCTGGTGTGTTTTTTTGAACACTTGTTTGAGCTGGGATTGCCACTAGAGATGCCCCTACACCAAGAAGAGTACAAATTGCGAGAGTAAAACCTAATAATCCTTTGGATTGCTCTAGTAAAAGTAAGCTCAATGCTATTAAGCAAAGACCTATTGCTGGTAATTTATGCCCTTGAATCAGATTTGCTTTCTGAGCCATAAGAAAAGCTCCAAATGCAAGGCCAATAGCAGTGAAAGAAAGAAGTACCCCAAACTTTGTAGGACCTAGAATAGTTATGGAAGAAGCAAGTCCTATAGATAAAACATATAAGCTTGCCATTAAGCAATAAAGTATTACGAGTTGAAGAATTGCCTTCCTAACAGTTGGGACTTTTTTGAGAACTATTAATCCAGAATTCAAGTCGTAAAAGATATTCTTCTTCAGTTTAGGCTTCAGAGATTCTTTTAACTTTATTTTATTTAGTATTAATGATGCTGCTCCATAGCAGATAGGTAGAAGAAGAAACTCTCCTCCTAAAATACCTATTGATTGAAAGGTCTCTCCAAGTATTTTTAGTAAAGGCTCGCCAAAAGCAAAGCCAATTATTATTGCCCCCATCGTAGTTGACTGATAAATAGAATTGGCTGCTAAAAGCTTATTACTACTAACTATTAATGGTATTGCTGATTGTTCGGCTGGAGTAAATAATTGTGTAAGACATGATATAAGAAATATAATTATTAGTAAAAACCAATACCCCCAGGATACGCCATTTATAATTGGCCCAGGTATTAAGCAAACTGGGATTAAGATTACCAATACTGCCCTAAGTACATTTGATGCAATCATAATGGGAACTTTTGGCCATCTATCTGAAAAAACTCCAGCAATAGCGCCTAAAAATATTGCAGGAAGACTATTTGCTAAATAAACACCACTGGCCAAAAGTGTAATTGCCTTTTCTGGTTGATCTGAAAAAGTAGGTATGGAGTTTGACCAGTTTTTACTGATAATAAAGATCGTTAAAACTATTAAAAACTTATCTCCTAGTTGAGAAAATACCTGTGCTATCCAAATTTTTCGAAAGTAATTAATTGCAATTACTTCCTTTAGGCCACTTTCTTTTTTATAAAGATATTTTTTTCTTGTCAAAATCTTTTGTCTTTAGTTTGTTGTGATTTCTTTTCTTTCATTGGCATTTATTGATGCTTTTAATATTTGGAGGGCATTTAGCTTTTGTTGTAGATGGGTTTCAATCCAAGCTTCCAAGACAATTAATAATTTAATCCAAACTTTGAATGGTCCAAGTAGCTCACCATTACTTTTTATTGGCAGGTTTGGCTTTATCAGACGTTGAAGCAGGGCTAGCTCAGAGGCATTAAGTTCAATTGTTGCATTAGGGATTGATCCGACTGCAAAACCTTCACTTGCAAGAAAACTGCATCGCCAACTCCAGTTTCCAATAGGGGGCTCAAGAGCTTCTCCAGTTCTCCAACACTCCTGAATAGGCAGATTGTATCCGCCTAGAGCTAGTAGATGAACACATGATTGTATGCAATTGGCTAAGGTAAATAATGTTCCAGTTTGTTTACTTTCTAGTCGTTCTAAATGAATCAAGGCTGCTTTGAGAATTCCTGGCTGTGGGTCATTTGCGCCTACTAAAAGAATTGATAACTCTGCTATGACTTGAGCTGCTGCAAGAGTTTCAAGACTTTCGCCTAGTTTACTAAAGCTTTTTAATATTTTAATTTGATTAACTCTTCTAAGGCCTGTTTTCCCTCCAATCTGCAATTCAAGGAAAGTTAGTGGCGTTGTGGCTGAAAGACTACTTTTAGGTCGCCTAGCTCCAGGAACCGCGAGCCGAACAATCCCCTCTTGAGCACTAAGGATGGTTAAAAGTCGATCATTTTCTCCCAATGGGCCAACTTTTAGAGAGAGCCCTTGGATTCTTGATGAGCTTTTCATCGATTCTTGTTTTTAAGCTCTTTCATTAAATCTGGACCTAATGATGTACCGATTTCTGTGGCTCCTGCAGCTATCAGTTCCAACGCTTGATCTATCTTTTTTATCCCACCCACAGCTTTTAGAGAACATCTTCCTTTTACTAAAGCAGTTAATTCAGCAATTAAAGGATTTGAGACTTTTGGGCCAAAGCCACTACCTGTTTGAATGCCTCTAACTCCTGCATCAATACATGCCTCTACAGCTACAGCAAGTTTTTCTTGAGGAAGCCTTGCTGCGTCAAGTATGACTCTTGTAGGTAGACCCATATTGCATATTTCTGCAATCTCTTCTGCAAATATTTCTACTTTGTTTTCATGTATTGCAAGAAAATTTGGGACTAACTCTAATTCTTCTGCTCCATGCTCTGCGGCCCATTCCGCTTGAAAACTTTTGATTTTATGTGGAATGTCACCAAAAGGGAAACCAATTACAGTAATGAGTTTTGTTGTTTGACTCTTCCCTAGTCGTTTTCTTGCAGCAGATATGCGAATAAGGCTGGTGACAAGACCTGAAAAACTAAAATGCCTAGAGGCATCACAAATTTCATTAAGTGACTCGAGAGGTAAGTGAGGGTCTAGTGCAGCTTGGTGAATAAATGAAGAGAGTTCCGCGTTGCTTGTATTGATATCGTTGGATGTCATCAGAGTAAGAATCAGTCTTCATCTTTGGCTTGGATAATGCCGTAACCCCCATGAGTTCTTCTATAAATAACTTGTAGTTGCTGAGTCTCTATCTCTTTGAACATATAGAAGTCATGATCTATTAGGTCAAGTTGATGCCTAGCTTGTTCGGTACTCATTGGCGGCATTGAGAAGTATTTACGACGGATCCCTGGAGTTGGGAGGTGGGCTTCTTTCCCCTGAATTAATGAACTATCTATTGCTTTATCCTCCACAACGGCTTCAGTAGTTGGGGTTAAAGAAGCACTATGACCATGACTATGATGGTGGTCGCTATGACGCTCCTTATATTTTCGTAATTGTCGACAAAGCTTTGTGGCTACGAGATCAATACTTGCATAAAGATTCTGACTTCGTTCTTGAGCACGTATGACAGTACCATTCGCAAAGACAGTCACCTCAGCAATTTGTTGAGGGACACTAGGATTTTTTGCTATGGATAAGTGGACGTCAGCTTCCTGTACGATTCCATCAAAGTGATGTATGGCTTTTTCTAATTTTGACTGGGTATATTCGCGAAGAGAAGGGGTTAGTTCAAGATTGCGACCATGAATAAGCAATTTCATTCTTGTTCTCCAGATCCAGATGATGGGGAAAAGTTAGATATAGATTATTTATCAGATGAGGGTCCTTCAACGTTAATTTTTGAACCATCTGAATTAATAGATTTTAGGGTTGCATGGGATTGGCAGAAGCAAAGGCAAAAACTGCTTTTTGAAAAACCAGGCTCTTCGCAGGCAGTTTGGTTACTTGAACATTCTGAATGCTATACCCTAGGAAGAGGTGCAACTGAAGATAATCTTTTATTCAATTTAAGTAATTCCCCATGGGATGTATACCGTATTGATAGAGGTGGAGAAGTTACGCACCATATGCCAGGTCAACTTGTTGTTTATCTGGTTTTAGACCTTCGTCGCTATAAGACGGATTTAAATTGGTATTTACGTCAGTTAGAGCTTGTGCTTTTAGACACGCTTAAAGATTTGGGTATCGTTGGCAAAAGAATTGATGGAATTACAGGGGTTTGGATTAATGATTTCAAAGTTGCCTCAATTGGTGTTGGCTGTAGAAGATGGATTACGCAACATGGACTTTCAATTAATGTTGATTGTGATTTGAGAGGTTTTGAGCGAATAATTCCATGTGGATTGACTGGCTCAAAAGTAGGGAAATTGAGTTCTTTGATCCCTGATCTAAAGACAGTGGACGTTAAACCGTTCATCAAAAAGTCATTAACTGAACGTTTCGGTTTGTGATGTATCTAGTAATAAATACTTTCGCCTTGGATAAGAATTAAAGCTAATGGTAATAGGTGCTCCTCCTAGTTGAAAAATGGCAAAAAATTTATTTCCTAAAGACCAAACAAATAATCTTCGGACTGCTACAGCAGAGTGGAAACCTACTGAAAATGAATTAAAAGCTTTAAAAGCGCATTCTTATATACATGCAATCGATCGAATTGATCAAATATGGCCTCTTTTGGAACAAAAACATGGAGAGCTAAGAGCATTAGAAGCACCACATGCCTTATATCCAGAGACTTATAGCTATGCGGAGCTTGCCGATAAAATATCAAAGGCTGCTTCAGCCTTTAACTCTTTAGGCATTAATAGAGGAGATGTTGTATCTCTCTTCGCTGAGAATAGCCCTCGATGGCTAATTGTTGATCAGGGCTTAATGAGAGTAGGAGCAGTAGATGCTGTCCGAGGGGCATCTGCTCCGGTTTCTGAACTTCGTTATATTTTGCAGGATTCATCTTCGGTGGGACTAATCGTTCAATCCATTGAATTATGGAAAAAACTTACATTAAATGAAGACCAAAAACAGCAATTAAAGTTTGTTTTGGTTTTGGAAGGCCAGTCAACTGATTCATTACTTGCGTGGGATGACTTTTTTCAAGAGGCTTCCACAAACTTCTCAATAGAAGTGCCTAAAAAAGCTTCTTATGGTGATAAGTCAGACTCACCAATTGCGACGATTCTTTATACCTCTGGTACAACAGGAAAGCCTAAAGGTGTTCCTCTTACTCATGCAAATTTTTTGCATCAGATAAGTTCTTTAGCATGCATTGCTAATCCTTCCCCAGGGACACCACTTCTGAGTGTTTTGCCAATTTGGCATTCTTATGAAAGGAGTGCTGAGTATTATTTCTTTTCTTGTGGATGTACACAGAATTACACGACAATCAAGCATTTCAAAGAAGATCTTCAAAGGGTTAAACCTGTCGTGATGGCAACTGTTCCGCGGCTTTGGGAATCTGTAAAAATTGGTTTTGATGATGCAATCAAGAAGATGCCATCATTTAGGCAGAACATTATCAAAGCAGCCCTAAATAATAGTGGTGCTTATAAGTTGGCGCTAAGAAAACTTAGGAACTTGTTGATTAATGATGTCTTCTTTTTAGAACGAATTTTTGCTCTAGGAGAAGTTGCACTTAGATGGCCTGTTCATTTCATGAGTTCTTGCTTGCTTTGGCCAAAGGTTCTTACCCAATTATGTGGTGGAAGATTGCTTTTCCCAATAAATGGTGGTGGAGCGATAGCTCCGCACGTAGATCAATTTTTTGAGTCTTTAGGAGTGGAATTATTAGTAGGTTATGGACTTACAGAAACTAGTCCAGTACTTAGTTGTCGTAGGCCCTGGCGAAATATTAGAGGCAGTTCTGGACCACCTCTTCCTGAAACAGCATTTCGAATAGTTGACCCTGAAGATGGCAGGGTTATGAATTATCGAGAAAAGGGTTTGGTTCTTGCAAAAGGACCTCAAGTAATGAAAGGTTATCTCGGTAATCTAAAAGCAACTGCGAAGGTCTTTGATGAAGAAGGTTGGTTTAATACTGGTGATTTAGGGATGCTGCTCCCAGATGGATCCCTTGTTCTGACTGGAAGAGCTAAAGATACAATTGTTCTTAGTAGTGGTGAGAATATTGAGCCAGGACCATTAGAAGAGGTTTTGGTCGCTTCTCCTTTGATTAAGCAAATAATGCTTGTTGGGCAAGACCAGAAGCAATTAGGAGCCTTGGTGGTACCTAACGCTGAGCAAGTTTTGTCTTGGGGAATTGATCAGGACTTAGAATTGCCTAAGGATCTTGGGGGATATCCAGGAAATATAGATTTAAGAAAGCTTTTAAGAAAAGAGATAAATCTTTTACTTGCAAGGCGCCATGGCTCTCGTCCGGAGGAGAGAATTACTGGTGTTGCTTTAGTATCAGAGTTTTCTATTGAGAATGGATTGCTTACTCAGACTCTTAAGCAAAAAAGAGAAAAAATAACTGAACGTGATCAAGATGCAATAGCTTCAATTTATGGTCTTGATGTATTTAAGTAATTGGTTTGGTTGACCTATTTCACATTAGTTGAGAGTCTTGGCCTTGAGAAAACTTTTTTATGTCTGAAAGAATGACTATTTCTATTAAGCGTTCTATTAATATTAGAGCGGTCGTAACACCAGCATGGAAAGAAGAAGCAGAAAGAGAAATAAGCAGTGCAATTGCTAGCACTGATCAGCAGCTTGCTCAGTTAGAGAAAGAAGGCCAACAGATAGTTGAAGGAATAAGAAGTCAGAGCGCAAACCCATTAGATCCCAGGGTTCAGGAACAGGTCGCGCAAGTACAGCAGCAGGTCGCTGGCAAGCGCTCTGAACTGGAAGAACAAAAGAGAAATTTACTTCAAAATCAATCTCAAGTAAGAGAATTAAAAATGGAAGAAATAGTTGACCAGGGACAGATTGAAAGTTTCTGTGACCTTAATGTTGGGGATAATTTAGTTAATAAAATGAATGTCTCTCTATTGGTTAGGGATGGTGTCGTAGAGGCTATAGATCAGAATTAAAACACACACTTTTTTTTAATGAATGAATAAAAATCTTTAAAAGATCTTCCCAGGACTATTGATTGTAAAAGTTAAAGCGAATAGATATTGCTAAGCATTTTAATTCGCTTATAAGCTATTTATCTCTAGAGTCCAAATAGCTTTAATAGGCTATGTGGTTCTTAAGCCCGATGGGATGTATCTGCCAGATTGAAATTGTATTTTGTGGAGCTATGACTCTCAGTTGCATCAAGATAAGCTATATATCCAGTTGTATATAGCCAGCAGGTTATAAATCCACCAAAAAACTCATTTATAATTAATAAAAGAAAATTTTGATTTAAGTAAGGGTCAAATTTCGAGACTATACTTAAGTAAATCACTCTCAATATTGTACTGCCTATTAAGATGAGTAAACAAGCAGATATGTATCTCCATCGATTTATTTTTGACAGTTCAGTACTTTTTCTTAAAACCTCTTTATTATTAATCTGTTCAATAGCTTTGATTTCAGATATATAGATATATCTAAGTGCAAGTACTATGCCTGGTAATATAAGGAGAATAGTTCCTAATATAATACGTATACTAGCGATAATGTTTACACCCCAAAGAGCAAAAGATTTTTTTAAGAAGGGAGTAAAGCCAATTGAGAATAATGACATGCCCTTCTTCCTATTGTTTTCAAGTATTACGTATATAGCAGTACAAAAGAAGTACGAAATGATTGAATTTAAGATTAACTCTCCTTGAAAACCAAGGAATGAATCAGGGTTTTGTATGGCATATTTTACACTTGCAATGTTTATAATTCCATAGCAGATGAAGTAAGAGATAATAGTTTCTTTTCTTGTAACTATGGTTTTAAATTCTGTGAAACCTGCAACTGCTAACTCTATAGGTCCTTTTAGTTTTCGAGTGCTTATTGACATCTCTTTTGCAGTTATAATTTTTATATAGTAGCTAACTAATAGACCTTATTTTCATCTGTGCTTTTATCCTAAAGGTCTTATTATTTAGTTTTTTCATGCAAGTGCCTGTATTTTGATGACGCTTTAAAATATGCATTGACCTAGAGCATTCTTTCGGCAAGGCTGGAAGAATGTTGTATAGGGAGCTGGGTACAACCTCTAAACCCTTTCCAGGAGAATAGTTTTGGCAACACACGACATTTTTATGCCCGCTCTTAGTTCCACTATGACGGAGGGGAAAATAGTTGAATGGCTTAAGAATCCCGGCGAAAAAGTTGCCCGAGGAGAGGCTGTTCTTGTAGTGGAGTCTGATAAGGCTGACATGGAAGTCGAGTCATTTCAGGATGGATACCTCGCTGCAGTGCTTATGCCAGCAGGCAGTACAGCCCCGGTTGGTGAAATAATTGGTTTGATTGTTGAAACAGAAGATCAGATTGCTGAAGTAAAAGCTAAGAATCCGACAAAAGATCAGGCCTCAAAAGAAGTCAGCTCAAGCGACTCTGAATCTTCTAAGCAGACACTTGAAGTAGCCTCTCAAGATCAAGGATCTGTTTTAGAAGTTCAAGCATCAAAAAAAGCTGAATCTTTGCCTCCTCGAGCCGTTGTGAATGATGGTCGTATCATTGCCACCCCTAGAGCCAGAAAGCTTGCCTCGCAATTAGGCGTAGACTTGGCAACTGTGCTTGGGACAGGACCGCATGGACGAATTCAAGCTGAAGATGTTCAAACTGCCCAAGGACAACCAATTACTGTCCCATGGGTGGCAGAAAGTGATGCACCAGCACGATTAGAGGTCTTCAACTCTCAAGCAGCTAATACAGGCGCTCCTCAAGAAGAGACTAAGGTGAATGAAGCTCCCAAGGGTAATAGTTTTGGGGCCCCTGGGGAGACAGTCTCATTCAATACTCTTCAGCAAGCAGTCAATAGAAATATGGAGGCAAGCTTATCTATTCCTTGTTTTAGGGTGGGTTATTCAATAAATACAGACAAGCTTGATATTTTTTATAAGCAAGTAAAACCTAATGGAGTCACTATGACTGCTTTATTGGCTAAAGCAGTTGGGAAGACGCTTGCTCGACATCCTCAATTGAATGCAGCGTGCAGTAATGAAGGCATGTCTTATCCAGAGCAAGTTAATGTAGCAGTTGCAGTTGCAATGGAAGAAGGGGGGCTAATCACACCGGTACTTCAGAATGCA is a window from the Prochlorococcus marinus str. MIT 9211 genome containing:
- a CDS encoding energy-coupling factor transporter transmembrane component T family protein — encoded protein: MDFLKKLPIGQFVVGEAGWVRKIDPRLKFAWVMMFLVTPVLAGPLWRIYLVLMLLGITVFSSIPARIWWRSLLFLFIFSITFGLFATFLPTSEPAISLPVRPHEELPGAVVSLPSWHLFSVGPIYLGKLKLGPLLVDRRSLDLGIKTSTLIFTVIHSVNLMLLTTAPEDLMWSLSWFLKPFQIFGLPINRLSFQLLLALRFLPLVQEELQNLLRALATRAINFRHLGFKASLGVFLSLGERFLANILLRAEQGADALLVRTGGLIVMPRQFRPERILKTQSVLINSSSALCLICALLLRFRYGEF
- a CDS encoding PipX family protein, which produces MGSNAERYLNHPTFGMLYLVSPGREGRDVYATLYAQKMFFLVTLQTRGAQFEVIPYMDARHHAEMHLKRCQRDGSIELERWQELFKQTFI
- a CDS encoding YggS family pyridoxal phosphate-dependent enzyme, whose product is MSSPSRLSQFAGLSQLGIHLLAVSKGQPASEIRSLFIEGQIDFGESRLQEALTKFDVLNDLQEIRWHFIGRLQANKVRGVVKSFDVIHSVDSIKLAKRISRIAGEENKMPLIMFQVKFRKDDKKTGFEVDELLEAWTKLITLPNVRICGLMTIPPAGLDRHGTKNLFKECRNLADQLSLQDCSMGMSRDWEDAIEAGATWIRLGSILFGERHK
- a CDS encoding cell division protein SepF, which codes for MSLIQRLRAVVAGDDYLDSDFDELDDYSRDEFDAGNRNPREYTSGLASFSGSNPFDVSGGSSSNVIGMPGISTATAEVNLMEPRSFDEMPKAIQALRERKTVILNLTMMEPDQAQRAVDFVAGGTFAIDGHQERVGESIFLFAPSCVSVTNSFQEEPAPSNVTTTTQQSEETISESVTAPEPAWGTPVASAI
- the proC gene encoding pyrroline-5-carboxylate reductase; translation: MPFSIGIIGLGRMAQAILTPLLERGDFKPDEVLGVVGQRSSVKKVLGEFSQDLSIVSSDNPVSLEVWNSPIQLLAVKPQQLNDIKEQVSQLEIVPDRPKPVLISILAGVNLKRLQSIFPAHNCVRAVPNIPVIVRSGLTGLSWGAGVTTDQRLSVEAIFKPISEVLELPEKQLDAFLALTSSGPAYVAVIAEALADGAVAAGLPRSLANDLSNMTLAGSAKLLKESNLHPGELKDMVASPAGTTITALRHLEMAGIRSALIEAVVLAAERSRELGC
- a CDS encoding glycosyltransferase family 4 protein translates to MAHIAWLGKKSPFCGNVSYGITTTMTLRERGHQVSFIHFDNPSNANNTKTSLLANDPEVSLPYLIKSQVYTIPSLRSQRELRESLERLKPDLVHASLTLSPLDFRLPELCQQVGLPLVATFHPAFDSKLRNLTASTQQLTYQLYAPSLAKYEKVIVFSDRQAEVLAKLGVKENCLEVIPNGVDTTIWKPSNKNSINPRKEEVMRRLGSERAFLYMGRIAAEKNVEALLKAWRALNTKGCQLVIVGDGPLRPTLENHFNSTNDSQILWWGYESDLNTKVALLQCTEVFILPSLVEGLSLALLEAMATGTACIATDAGADGEVLEEGAGIVLSTDSVTSQLKTLIPLIKEHPSLTAELGQRARQRVVDQFTLKRNIDSLEILYDKVLRKSSTSNQAPDFFPRPKQQPRSKLSEYLPSLDGAEQ
- a CDS encoding MFS transporter — translated: MTRKKYLYKKESGLKEVIAINYFRKIWIAQVFSQLGDKFLIVLTIFIISKNWSNSIPTFSDQPEKAITLLASGVYLANSLPAIFLGAIAGVFSDRWPKVPIMIASNVLRAVLVILIPVCLIPGPIINGVSWGYWFLLIIIFLISCLTQLFTPAEQSAIPLIVSSNKLLAANSIYQSTTMGAIIIGFAFGEPLLKILGETFQSIGILGGEFLLLPICYGAASLILNKIKLKESLKPKLKKNIFYDLNSGLIVLKKVPTVRKAILQLVILYCLMASLYVLSIGLASSITILGPTKFGVLLSFTAIGLAFGAFLMAQKANLIQGHKLPAIGLCLIALSLLLLEQSKGLLGFTLAICTLLGVGASLVAIPAQTSVQKNTPEESLGKVLGLQNNVINIALSLPLLIAGALVTQLGVTPVLFLLAGLALFGALFENFL
- the recO gene encoding DNA repair protein RecO: MKSSSRIQGLSLKVGPLGENDRLLTILSAQEGIVRLAVPGARRPKSSLSATTPLTFLELQIGGKTGLRRVNQIKILKSFSKLGESLETLAAAQVIAELSILLVGANDPQPGILKAALIHLERLESKQTGTLFTLANCIQSCVHLLALGGYNLPIQECWRTGEALEPPIGNWSWRCSFLASEGFAVGSIPNATIELNASELALLQRLIKPNLPIKSNGELLGPFKVWIKLLIVLEAWIETHLQQKLNALQILKASINANERKEITTN